Below is a genomic region from Sander vitreus isolate 19-12246 chromosome 15, sanVit1, whole genome shotgun sequence.
CGTAGGAGCTCCGACACTGAGTGGTCATGGCTGTAGCCTCCACCATGCCCTCCAGAATCACCACGATCTCAAACTCTGATGTCTCCAACTCCTGTTTGCTCATCTCATAGAATGGGCTGTCCTCATCAATCTCATGCACAATGGTGATTGGAGACACCAGGAAGATTCTGTCAATGCCACTATCGAAGCCTACGTCAATGTCTACCTGATCTAGAGGTATGAACTCTCCCTCGGCGGTGGTGCGAGACTTGAGTAGCTGGGCCCTGACATGGGCCTCCACCAGGTGACTCTTCCTCAGGTTCCCCACACGCCACATCAGGCAAAGTTTACCATCCCTCATGGCCACTGTAGCATAATGGCTAAACACCAGGGTTTCATTCCTCTTTTTGGGCTTGGCCATCTTGGCCATGACAGCACCGATAATGAAAGCATCAATGATGCAGCCCACAATGCTTTGGAAGACGACCACAAAGACGGCAACGGGGCACTCCTCCGTCACATAGCGATAACCATAGCCAATAGTGGTTTGGGTCTCCACTGAAAACAAGAAGGCAGCGGTGAAGCTGTCTACATTGGAAACACACATCTGAGTCTCATTCTCTAAGTCTCCGTAACAGAGGGCCACTACCCAGAAGACAAAGCCAAAAAACAACCATGACAGCAGGAAGGAAAGGCAGAATACGAGCAGCATCCAGCGCCAGCGGATGTCCACGCAGGTGGTGAAGATATCTGCCAGGTACCGCTGGCCTTTCTCACTCATATTGATAAACTGCACATTGCAGTGGCCATCCTTCCTGACGAAGCGGCTCTGATGTTTGCGCTCTGTGTGCACCTTGTTGACATTGCCGTTTCCATAGCCATTTGGAACGGCAATAGTGGCCAGCTTCATGCCGTCTTCTTCAGAGGACACAATGCTGTAACGGTGGCTTCGCACACTCCCCATTACTTCCGCCTGGGAGGGCTGGGCCAATTCTGCTTTGGAAAACAGTCTAAGTTTTTGGTAGAAGCGTTGGAGAAACAGTTTTGAATGATCCCGGGGACAAACTCAAGTAGAAAATGTGGACAACAGGATTGGATCCTGCAGGGAACAAGGGAGAGCAGGCCCGTGCTTCTGCTGGCGTGTTGTGCACTTTTGGTGAGGGCAGGTCACACCTATCTGACGGCTGCTTTggacctcatcagtgaagtggGCTGTGGAaattacacagagagagaaaaactgttttaaagTAATTGAAAGGATCCAGAGCAAAGATCAGTGTATGTGGTTACCTGCTGTCTAAATAATGCAGAGTACACTCAAAGTTAGCGGCACTATTCTTGCATACACAGACAATATATAAACAGTGTATGCAATGcagtcagaaagcacagggaatGCATTGTACATGCATTATAAGTAGAAGATTaacacttgtgttgtcctcccggaTAAAAATCACAGAAATCAACCCTTTTTTAAGTCccttttttggaattcatgaccaataaacctcatttatatgaaattatacctatgttttcaattaaaaaagctgaaattatgaattattttgactaatagttcaaATTAGAGGAACTTATGTTGAGAGAATCACAGATTGGTATGGTGGTGTCAAACTTTAGTCAGGATACCGTTTTgaaacaatttcattttttccctccaaatgctataaaattgaataaaacacccaatttgacccgaggacaacagtatataaacaatAT
It encodes:
- the LOC144530072 gene encoding inward rectifier potassium channel 2-like, giving the protein MGSVRSHRYSIVSSEEDGMKLATIAVPNGYGNGNVNKVHTERKHQSRFVRKDGHCNVQFINMSEKGQRYLADIFTTCVDIRWRWMLLVFCLSFLLSWLFFGFVFWVVALCYGDLENETQMCVSNVDSFTAAFLFSVETQTTIGYGYRYVTEECPVAVFVVVFQSIVGCIIDAFIIGAVMAKMAKPKKRNETLVFSHYATVAMRDGKLCLMWRVGNLRKSHLVEAHVRAQLLKSRTTAEGEFIPLDQVDIDVGFDSGIDRIFLVSPITIVHEIDEDSPFYEMSKQELETSEFEIVVILEGMVEATAMTTQCRSSYVASEILWGYRFEPVLFEEKNYYKVDYSRFENTYEVPSTPNCSARELAEKKSSAASSRNSFCYENEVALEKVEMEDEFEEEENREVRGVEAGALEDTNRDVVSESEYNVDSLPLESRPLTAESQI